In Clostridium swellfunianum, a genomic segment contains:
- a CDS encoding zinc ribbon domain-containing protein, which translates to MYICRKCNTAVDDSDRFCSGCGAYIGEPAVKKNDWETANNDEGIQEDDKNIEDISESIIEAESNISELVAYDDSAFSRTLESIGSKKIYILTFAIFISIPLFLSLITKFTISIPNDLIHIIFPVNLISADFKHILNLPASFTIGFLFSFLGLSVISVVSFATIYIYARLILKMEIDLIKLWKALMQTFMVYSFTLALFLVSGFVSKTFASVLMFLGHIVTLLTYYGGVQDMTLSIKNKSIPLVTVSVAMVYSTVYAYVYLFLR; encoded by the coding sequence ATGTATATTTGTCGTAAATGTAATACTGCTGTGGATGACTCGGATAGATTTTGTAGTGGCTGTGGAGCGTATATAGGTGAGCCAGCAGTAAAGAAGAATGATTGGGAAACAGCAAACAACGATGAAGGAATTCAAGAAGATGATAAAAATATAGAGGACATATCAGAAAGTATAATTGAGGCTGAAAGTAATATTTCTGAATTAGTAGCTTATGATGATAGTGCTTTTTCGAGAACCCTGGAGAGTATTGGCAGCAAAAAAATATATATATTAACCTTTGCTATTTTTATCTCTATACCTTTATTTTTAAGCTTAATTACAAAATTCACCATATCTATTCCAAATGATTTAATACATATAATTTTTCCTGTTAACTTAATTTCTGCAGATTTTAAACATATTTTAAATTTGCCAGCTTCATTTACTATTGGTTTTTTATTTTCATTTTTAGGTTTGTCAGTTATCAGTGTGGTTTCATTTGCAACAATTTATATTTATGCCAGACTTATTTTAAAGATGGAAATAGATTTGATTAAGCTTTGGAAAGCATTAATGCAGACTTTTATGGTATATAGCTTTACTTTAGCATTATTTTTAGTATCAGGTTTTGTGAGCAAAACATTTGCAAGTGTATTAATGTTTTTAGGGCATATAGTCACGCTTTTAACTTATTACGGAGGTGTACAAGACATGACTTTAAGTATAAAAAATAAGAGCATTCCTTTAGTTACGGTGAGCGTTGCTATGGTTTATTCTACAGTTTATGCTTATGTATACTTATTTTTGAGATGA
- a CDS encoding DUF5050 domain-containing protein: MLKCEKCSSIVNKENLFCRTCGQKLDENKIIEIGNPKTIFNEAAEADNNSEKLEHSCFKMKSRKSTNGIKVLIVCSIVLVFLIILSYIVKSNLEKNDDTNIFNLNTFAHDGKWTYFTYSKFNIQSNNLSGGFYKFSEDNSVPVKFSDEVGGNMKIINDWIYFVRLNDGSYSVYKMKTDGTELTKVDDAKTAPLDFKYSKKYIYFRDSSMMDNLSRMKLDGSSRKILKSDVLNYYINGDLIYYISSAESGILRSMKLDGSSDKVICEIDGPILYINDNYIYYSQINSNLLKNKKNTRDINQYFIYNNGPLYRMRKDGTEKELITEDIVMYIYVRDNQIYYQPYSNGESKKIYKIDLRGKKKIELSLDGFFLGIMDKWIYYIDEKNSMLSRTTLDFKKAQKVESDIFKPQLMD, from the coding sequence ATGTTAAAGTGTGAAAAATGCAGCAGTATTGTGAATAAAGAGAATTTATTTTGCAGAACTTGTGGACAAAAGCTTGATGAGAATAAAATTATAGAAATTGGTAACCCGAAAACAATTTTCAATGAAGCAGCCGAGGCTGATAATAACTCTGAAAAGTTAGAACATAGCTGCTTTAAAATGAAAAGCAGGAAGAGTACAAACGGTATAAAAGTACTTATTGTTTGCAGTATTGTCCTGGTGTTTTTAATAATTTTAAGCTATATTGTAAAAAGCAATCTTGAGAAAAATGATGATACAAATATATTTAATTTGAATACTTTTGCTCATGATGGCAAGTGGACGTATTTTACTTATAGCAAATTTAATATTCAATCCAACAATCTTTCAGGAGGTTTTTATAAATTTTCTGAAGATAATTCTGTGCCTGTAAAATTCAGCGATGAAGTAGGCGGAAATATGAAAATAATAAATGACTGGATATATTTCGTAAGGTTAAATGATGGAAGTTACAGTGTTTACAAAATGAAAACTGATGGTACAGAATTAACAAAGGTAGATGATGCAAAAACTGCACCTTTGGATTTTAAATATAGTAAAAAATATATATATTTTAGGGATTCATCAATGATGGACAATCTTAGCAGAATGAAATTAGATGGAAGTTCAAGAAAAATTTTAAAAAGTGATGTATTAAACTACTATATTAATGGAGATTTAATTTATTATATAAGTAGTGCAGAATCTGGAATTTTGCGCAGTATGAAACTTGATGGCAGCAGTGATAAAGTAATTTGTGAAATAGACGGTCCAATACTTTATATAAATGATAACTATATCTACTACAGTCAGATTAATAGCAATCTTTTAAAAAATAAAAAGAATACAAGAGATATTAATCAATATTTCATTTATAATAATGGACCCCTATACAGGATGAGGAAAGATGGAACTGAAAAAGAGCTTATTACGGAAGACATAGTGATGTATATATATGTTAGGGATAATCAGATATATTACCAGCCGTATTCAAATGGTGAAAGTAAAAAAATTTATAAAATTGACTTACGTGGGAAGAAGAAGATAGAATTATCTCTAGATGGTTTTTTCTTAGGCATTATGGATAAGTGGATTTACTATATAGATGAGAAAAATTCAATGTTAAGCAGAACAACACTAGATTTTAAAAAAGCACAAAAAGTTGAATCGGATATTTTTAAACCTCAACTAATGGATTGA
- a CDS encoding sugar phosphate isomerase/epimerase family protein, whose product MKVGLSSASFYPDMDTEDTIKLMSELGFNSGEIFLNTPSEYEEEFIKKLLEETNKYSFKVYSIHCCSSQYEPFIFDKYKRRREDMLIYFKKLCKATRLLGAKCYTFHGMRLENFNNLDKKFITDVYDELSYISLEEGIKLAQENVSWCMSSNINYINLLNEGCKYPVYYTLDIKQAYKAITEPEKYIDAMGKNIINFHVNDRDDKHVCMLPGKGVVDYGKIASKLKSMEYDGMAIIEVYRENYTNYKELSEAGRLVSQFL is encoded by the coding sequence ATGAAAGTAGGATTGTCATCTGCAAGTTTTTACCCTGATATGGATACAGAGGACACAATAAAACTTATGTCAGAGCTTGGGTTTAATTCCGGGGAAATATTTTTAAATACTCCAAGTGAATATGAGGAAGAGTTTATCAAGAAGCTTTTAGAAGAAACAAATAAATATAGCTTCAAGGTGTACTCTATACATTGCTGTTCTTCTCAGTACGAACCATTTATTTTTGATAAATACAAACGAAGAAGAGAAGATATGCTAATCTATTTCAAAAAACTCTGCAAGGCAACAAGGCTTTTAGGAGCTAAGTGCTATACTTTTCACGGCATGAGACTTGAAAATTTTAATAATTTAGATAAAAAGTTTATTACTGACGTTTATGATGAACTTTCGTATATAAGTTTAGAAGAAGGAATTAAGCTTGCTCAGGAGAACGTATCCTGGTGCATGTCAAGCAATATAAACTATATTAATCTTCTAAATGAAGGCTGCAAGTACCCAGTATATTACACACTTGATATAAAGCAGGCCTATAAGGCTATTACAGAACCTGAAAAATATATAGATGCAATGGGCAAAAACATAATAAATTTTCATGTTAACGACAGAGATGATAAACATGTATGCATGCTTCCTGGTAAAGGTGTGGTAGATTATGGTAAAATTGCTTCTAAACTCAAGAGTATGGAATATGATGGAATGGCTATAATAGAAGTGTATAGAGAAAATTATACCAACTATAAAGAGTTAAGTGAAGCTGGAAGGCTTGTTTCTCAGTTCCTATAA